In Peromyscus eremicus chromosome 2, PerEre_H2_v1, whole genome shotgun sequence, a single genomic region encodes these proteins:
- the Pla2g2d gene encoding group IID secretory phospholipase A2 encodes MRLALLCGLLLLAGVTPTQGGLLNLSKMVRHTTGKIAFFNYWPYGCHCGLGGKGEPKDATDWCCQRHDCCYAHLKTDGCRIFTDTYKYSISQGSIQCSDKGSWCEKELCACDKEVALCLKQNLNSYNKRLRYYWRPRCKGKIPTC; translated from the exons ATGAGACTTGCCCTGCTGtgtgggctgctgctgctggctg GTGTGACTCCAACCCAGGGAGGGCTCCTGAACCTGAGCAAGATGGTCAGACACACGACTGGGAAGATAGCCTTCTTCAACTACTGGCCCTATGGCTGTCACTGTGGACTTGGTGGCAAAGGAGAACCCAAAGATGCCACAGACTG GTGCTGTCAAAGACATGATTGCTGCTATGCTCACCTCAAGACTGATGGATGCAGGATCTTTACAGACACTTACAAATACAGCATTTCCCAGGGCAGTATCCAGTGCT CTGACAAAGGGAGCTGGTGTGAGAAGGAGTTGTGTGCTTGTGACAAGGAGGTGGCCTTGTGCCTGAAGCAAAATCTGAACAGCTACAACAAGCGCCTGCGTTACTACTGGCGGCCCCGCTGTAAGGGCAAGATTCCTACATGCTAG